CTTCTGGCCTGGCGGCGCTCTGCGAAAAGCTCGCAGGGGTGGGCTATGAGGCATTCCTCCCCACGACCGTCTCGGCCTCGGCGGAGGAGGTGCGAAGGGCGCTCTCAAGCTGGACCAACCATCCGATGCTTCCGGGTTTTCACTTGGAAGGGCCCTTCATCAGCCCCCAGTTTCCAGGCGCTCAGCCTCCAGGGGCCATCATCGACCCTCCGATACCTGGCAGCGGCTGGGACGACGTGCTCGATGATTTCCGCCTGCGCTATGTGACCCTGGCCCCCGAACGCCCCGGCGCGGAAGCGCTGATCCGTCGGCTGGCCTCGCGAGGCGTCGTCGTGAGCATGGGCCACACGAATGCCACCGCTCTCGAAGCGAACAGGGGCATTGCCGAAGGCGCTCGCCACACCACACACACCTATAACGCCATGCGCCCGCTGCACCACCGTGAGCCCGGGGTCCTGGGCGTGGCGCTCACGGAGGGTGCGGTTCGGTGCGAGCTGATCTACGATCGGCTCCATGTGTCGAAGGAGGCTGCCGACCTCCTCCTGCG
This genomic interval from Armatimonadota bacterium contains the following:
- a CDS encoding amidohydrolase family protein, which translates into the protein MADHFTAFAYGPQGWGVYEVVFEAAGPSMEPTTKAPERWLAPGFVDLHIHGAFGIDFMSCSSSGLAALCEKLAGVGYEAFLPTTVSASAEEVRRALSSWTNHPMLPGFHLEGPFISPQFPGAQPPGAIIDPPIPGSGWDDVLDDFRLRYVTLAPERPGAEALIRRLASRGVVVSMGHTNATALEANRGIAEGARHTTHTYNAMRPLHHREPGVLGVALTEGAVRCELIYDRLHVSKEAADLLLRAKGSEGVIAVSDGTAVSGLGDGHKAGMWGHDVETRNGGVYLAGSSTLAGSAITLLDAFRNLWEDFGAETAVRCCCLNPRLALPERSVPRVYVEFDRRKELVAIRSVAEP